One segment of Halococcus salsus DNA contains the following:
- a CDS encoding SDR family NAD(P)-dependent oxidoreductase, protein MAVLITGASRGIGRSIACSLAPDHDIAVNYRTAEDAAADVVDDIESDGGDAIAVRADVGDSADVESMVATVVDEFGELDAVVNNAGIVDPDLATDIDDEQWNRVLETNLSGAFYVARAAIPHLEPDGDIVFLSSIGGTGGTVDASYAASKAGLHGLTRSLAREYGGDGLQVNAVAPGPVETSLNDAILEHLEAIEFRGHENLDTHLPQYACKPEDVAHTVRYVLENEYLQGEILNVNGGTQFR, encoded by the coding sequence ATGGCTGTACTCATCACCGGTGCAAGCCGTGGTATCGGACGCTCGATAGCGTGTTCACTCGCGCCGGACCACGACATCGCGGTCAACTATCGGACCGCCGAAGATGCCGCTGCTGACGTCGTCGACGACATCGAAAGCGATGGAGGAGACGCGATCGCAGTGAGGGCCGACGTCGGCGACTCGGCGGACGTCGAATCCATGGTCGCGACCGTCGTCGATGAGTTCGGTGAACTCGACGCGGTCGTCAACAACGCCGGTATCGTCGACCCGGACCTCGCAACCGACATCGACGACGAGCAGTGGAACCGTGTCCTCGAAACGAACCTCTCGGGGGCGTTCTACGTTGCACGGGCCGCGATCCCACACCTCGAGCCCGACGGGGACATCGTGTTTCTCTCCAGCATCGGGGGCACCGGTGGGACGGTCGACGCGAGCTATGCAGCGAGCAAGGCCGGTCTGCACGGTCTCACCCGGTCGTTGGCTCGCGAATACGGTGGAGACGGCCTCCAAGTCAACGCCGTCGCACCTGGCCCCGTCGAAACCAGTCTCAACGATGCCATCCTGGAGCATCTAGAGGCGATAGAATTCCGTGGGCACGAGAACCTCGACACCCATCTCCCTCAGTATGCGTGCAAACCGGAAGACGTCGCTCACACCGTCAGGTACGTACTGGAGAACGAGTACCTCCAAGGCGAGATACTCAACGTCAACGGTGGAACGCAGTTTCGGTGA
- a CDS encoding DUF402 domain-containing protein: protein MKARIRGIYATALTHLFREAGHTVVQASPTIQERFDGGFAVEGSDVTIETTDDRQGIGIHGDSTAVNAAATHLASLETDTFSWFVEMPREAVFTGQVTETVKGGAVVDCGSRSGFLPDSNTDHQIEEDDRLSVQVVDPVPPWSDDRPVLDTHLEAGGRLVQLVHDGSGETSARPGMAADLTDLLPNDPPDGWRARWMDASDDAEFAALSDALASASDRATAIDAALSDAPESQDEPGVVWNECATTWIWFGRASRFALDDARRAVCPTMAGHHRIKAGSTDASAAVELVEAVCDLDDSAESEFPFATIARQFGPDEDDDVKIVHGKPDGRRITLGEGLVTDRDESSVTVRREMTPGGTYDALGTERRAGDTATTKFTEGKWWYPTVYRDANGERRGTYVNICTPVEVFPTAARYVDLHVDVVKHADGRIERVDDAELDSAVSAGHVSEPLAETAREVATTIENAL from the coding sequence ATGAAGGCTCGAATTCGTGGCATCTACGCCACTGCACTGACCCACCTCTTCCGCGAGGCCGGTCACACGGTCGTGCAGGCATCCCCCACTATCCAGGAGCGCTTCGACGGTGGGTTCGCCGTCGAGGGATCCGACGTCACGATCGAGACGACCGATGACCGACAGGGCATCGGCATCCACGGTGACTCCACGGCGGTGAACGCCGCAGCGACCCATCTCGCTAGCCTCGAAACGGATACCTTCAGCTGGTTCGTGGAGATGCCGCGTGAGGCGGTGTTCACGGGGCAGGTCACCGAGACGGTCAAGGGCGGTGCTGTTGTGGACTGTGGCAGTCGTTCGGGATTCCTTCCGGATTCGAACACGGACCACCAGATCGAGGAGGACGACCGACTCAGCGTGCAGGTCGTCGACCCTGTGCCGCCGTGGAGCGACGACCGTCCAGTGCTCGATACGCACCTCGAAGCGGGTGGCCGTTTGGTCCAACTCGTGCACGATGGGTCCGGAGAGACGTCGGCACGACCGGGTATGGCCGCGGATCTCACTGACCTCCTCCCGAACGATCCACCGGACGGTTGGCGAGCACGCTGGATGGACGCGAGCGACGACGCGGAGTTCGCCGCGCTTTCGGACGCCCTCGCGTCCGCGAGCGACCGAGCCACGGCTATCGATGCGGCGCTCTCCGACGCACCCGAGAGTCAGGACGAACCCGGCGTCGTCTGGAACGAGTGCGCGACGACCTGGATCTGGTTCGGCCGTGCGTCGCGCTTTGCGCTCGACGACGCTCGCCGGGCCGTCTGCCCGACGATGGCCGGCCACCACCGTATCAAAGCCGGGAGTACGGACGCGAGCGCTGCTGTCGAACTCGTAGAGGCGGTGTGCGATCTGGACGACAGCGCGGAATCCGAGTTTCCGTTCGCGACGATCGCCCGGCAGTTCGGGCCGGACGAGGACGACGACGTGAAGATCGTCCACGGGAAGCCGGATGGCCGTCGAATCACGTTGGGTGAGGGCCTCGTGACCGACCGCGACGAGTCGAGTGTCACCGTTCGGCGGGAGATGACGCCTGGGGGAACCTACGATGCACTGGGAACCGAGCGCCGTGCTGGCGATACAGCGACGACGAAGTTCACCGAGGGGAAGTGGTGGTATCCGACCGTCTATCGGGATGCGAATGGAGAGCGTCGAGGGACCTACGTCAACATCTGTACGCCGGTCGAGGTCTTCCCGACCGCCGCTCGCTACGTCGACCTCCACGTGGACGTCGTGAAGCACGCCGACGGCCGGATCGAGCGTGTGGACGATGCCGAGCTCGACAGTGCTGTTTCGGCGGGCCACGTTTCCGAGCCGCTCGCGGAGACGGCTCGCGAGGTCGCGACCACGATCGAGAACGCGCTCTGA
- a CDS encoding Na+/H+ antiporter NhaC family protein: MGSFDADFPTDGSRFGGQQPSVLQALAPLLGIVIFLGVGSGILGLAPHGPLLWSIVLTGLVGRYWMDLSFEELYDGVEDSLEMGLQAVLIILVIYALIATWVSAGTIPGMMYYGLSVLTPTVFLPTTVLLSAVVAFSIGSSWTTAGTLGIAFVGIGSGLGIPAPMTAGAILSGAYAGDKQSPLSDTTNLAAGVTNTDLYDHIRAMRLGTALALGVSVVIFAYLGLRTTGTIPAGRVDEIRGTLVGTYDLSVLVFFPLLVTFGFALYGYPALSSLIAGVFAGVGTTILLQEPSFTAAWEVFLNGTTPETGSEAVNSLLASGGLTGSAWTVAVVVAALSLGGLLERTGILAVLARSLERSIRGASSLVAATGVSAIVVNLFSAQQYMSIAVPGMSLRNLYTEYGLDSSALSQAIESAGTPTGALIPWHAGGVYMASVLGVATLQYAPYYFFGYLSPLILFVMAITGRGIATEDGESLDTVPTAND; the protein is encoded by the coding sequence ATGGGTTCGTTCGACGCAGACTTCCCGACTGATGGGTCCCGTTTCGGCGGACAGCAGCCGTCGGTCCTCCAGGCACTCGCTCCACTGCTCGGTATCGTCATCTTCCTCGGCGTCGGCTCCGGTATACTGGGGCTCGCCCCACACGGACCACTGCTCTGGAGCATCGTTCTGACCGGGTTGGTCGGTCGGTACTGGATGGACCTTTCGTTCGAGGAGCTTTACGACGGTGTCGAGGACAGTCTTGAGATGGGACTGCAGGCGGTCCTGATCATTCTCGTCATCTACGCCCTCATCGCCACCTGGGTGAGCGCGGGGACGATTCCGGGGATGATGTACTACGGGCTCTCGGTACTCACGCCGACCGTGTTCCTCCCGACGACGGTCCTCCTCTCGGCTGTCGTTGCGTTCTCTATCGGGTCCTCGTGGACGACTGCGGGCACGCTCGGTATCGCCTTCGTCGGCATCGGTTCCGGACTCGGGATCCCAGCGCCGATGACCGCGGGAGCCATTCTCTCTGGGGCGTACGCAGGCGACAAGCAGTCACCCCTCTCGGACACGACGAACCTCGCGGCGGGCGTGACGAACACCGACCTCTACGACCACATTCGAGCGATGCGCCTCGGGACAGCCCTCGCCCTCGGGGTCTCGGTCGTCATCTTCGCCTACCTCGGGCTGCGGACGACCGGGACCATCCCGGCTGGACGCGTCGACGAAATTCGAGGGACGCTCGTCGGTACGTACGACCTCTCGGTGCTCGTGTTCTTCCCGCTGCTCGTGACGTTCGGGTTCGCGTTGTACGGCTATCCGGCGCTCTCGTCGCTCATCGCCGGTGTTTTCGCGGGGGTTGGAACGACTATCCTGCTTCAAGAGCCATCGTTTACTGCTGCGTGGGAGGTGTTCCTGAACGGCACGACCCCCGAGACGGGGAGCGAAGCGGTGAACTCGTTGCTCGCGAGCGGGGGACTCACCGGTTCCGCGTGGACGGTCGCCGTCGTGGTCGCCGCACTCTCGCTCGGCGGACTTCTAGAACGAACTGGCATCCTCGCGGTACTCGCACGTTCGCTCGAACGTTCGATTCGGGGCGCAAGCAGCCTCGTCGCCGCCACTGGTGTCTCGGCTATCGTCGTGAATCTCTTCTCGGCCCAACAGTACATGAGCATCGCCGTGCCCGGCATGAGCCTCCGAAATCTCTACACGGAGTACGGACTCGACAGTTCGGCACTCTCACAAGCCATCGAGTCCGCCGGCACGCCGACCGGCGCGCTGATCCCGTGGCACGCCGGTGGTGTATACATGGCGAGCGTACTCGGTGTGGCGACGCTCCAGTACGCGCCGTACTACTTCTTCGGCTATCTCTCGCCGCTCATCCTCTTCGTGATGGCGATAACCGGGCGTGGGATAGCGACCGAAGACGGCGAATCGCTCGACACCGTCCCAACAGCGAACGATTGA
- a CDS encoding AI-2E family transporter, with protein MSTEQRVLLVAIALSGALATLMVLPYEQYLLLAVLLAYLLHPLQRRLRRSVGPRVSAGLLIVGVFLAVVVPLGVFARVAVRQAISILTAINRGDVGVGALENFLGQQVGVSVDLRQLLLRSGLDASTALGGSSGGNTTALLNNATRVVSNLVSVFGRVTDIGIGLMVLLFVLYYLLLDGSALVSWLRAVSPLRVSTFDRLYDWIDRLMYAVLFGNLLVGIVQGVLIGIGFAVLGVPNAIFWTVVTAVLSLLPVIGAFIVWIPAVGYLFVVDRPVIAVVLFAYGTLVVSLSDNYLRPVIGGREAQLNPGVFIVGIFGGLAVFGFMGVFFGPVVLGLLIVLIEIFAEYRDPVGPAG; from the coding sequence ATGTCCACCGAACAACGGGTGCTCCTCGTCGCGATCGCTCTTTCCGGCGCGCTGGCCACGCTCATGGTTCTTCCCTACGAGCAGTATCTGTTGCTTGCGGTTCTCCTCGCGTATTTGCTCCATCCGCTTCAGCGTCGCCTCCGGCGCTCCGTCGGGCCACGGGTCTCGGCAGGCCTCCTCATTGTCGGTGTGTTCCTCGCGGTGGTCGTTCCGCTCGGGGTGTTCGCTCGGGTCGCCGTCCGGCAAGCGATATCGATCCTCACGGCCATCAACCGCGGGGATGTCGGCGTGGGGGCGCTCGAGAACTTCCTGGGTCAGCAAGTCGGTGTCTCGGTCGATCTCCGACAGCTACTGTTGCGGTCCGGTCTCGACGCCTCGACCGCACTCGGCGGCTCCAGTGGGGGAAACACCACGGCGCTCCTCAACAACGCGACACGAGTCGTCAGCAATCTCGTGAGCGTCTTTGGAAGGGTGACGGACATCGGCATCGGTCTCATGGTTCTCCTGTTCGTTCTCTACTACCTGCTTTTGGATGGTTCGGCCCTGGTGTCGTGGCTACGGGCCGTTTCGCCGCTCCGGGTATCGACGTTCGACCGGCTCTATGACTGGATCGACCGGCTCATGTACGCGGTGCTGTTCGGGAACCTCCTGGTCGGTATCGTCCAAGGCGTGCTCATCGGAATCGGCTTCGCCGTCCTCGGGGTCCCGAACGCGATCTTCTGGACGGTGGTGACGGCCGTACTGTCGCTGTTGCCGGTTATCGGTGCGTTCATCGTCTGGATCCCCGCCGTCGGGTACCTCTTCGTGGTCGATCGACCTGTGATCGCCGTGGTGTTGTTCGCCTACGGCACGCTCGTCGTGAGCCTCTCCGACAACTATCTGCGCCCGGTTATCGGGGGACGCGAAGCACAACTCAATCCCGGCGTGTTCATCGTCGGGATCTTCGGGGGCCTCGCGGTGTTCGGGTTCATGGGCGTCTTCTTCGGTCCGGTCGTCCTCGGCCTCCTCATCGTTCTCATCGAGATCTTCGCCGAGTACCGGGACCCGGTCGGTCCGGCGGGATGA
- a CDS encoding cation:proton antiporter, translating to MVVELYTVGLVAVGLTLLGVGVLPRFIGDRAVSMPIFFVGFGVVLFSLPFVPFVPDPLEQGESAEHLAEFGVIIALMALGLKIDRRPGIAEWSVVWRLLAVTMPLSIAGAALLGWWTLGLVVPTAVLLGAVIAPTDPVLASEAQVGEPGKGFAEDHDRPEDHEKEVRFALSTEAGLNDGLAFPFTNLAIALALVGLAPSNWLGEWLLVDVVYKIAVGTLAGIVLGWILARIIFITVPETQVANSVQGIEALAGTLIAYGATEVVGGYGFIAVFVAATMVRNYERTHEYNDSLHDVTEFTEQAVMALIMVLFGGALVGGLLEPLTTEAIVVALVIVFVLRPLAGFVGLLGSGHDRAETAAIAFFGIRGLGSFYYLSYGLNHGVFPDADMLWALVGVIVLISVVVHGISATPVMSLVESE from the coding sequence GTGGTCGTAGAACTCTACACTGTTGGGCTGGTCGCGGTCGGTCTCACGTTGCTCGGTGTCGGCGTCCTGCCTCGTTTCATCGGCGATCGGGCGGTCTCGATGCCGATCTTCTTCGTCGGGTTCGGGGTCGTCCTCTTCTCGCTTCCGTTCGTGCCGTTCGTGCCCGACCCGCTCGAACAGGGCGAGAGCGCCGAGCACCTCGCCGAGTTCGGCGTCATCATCGCTTTGATGGCGCTCGGTCTGAAGATCGACCGCCGACCCGGGATCGCCGAGTGGTCGGTGGTGTGGCGACTCCTCGCGGTCACGATGCCGCTCTCGATCGCCGGTGCCGCGCTGTTGGGCTGGTGGACGCTCGGATTGGTGGTCCCGACCGCAGTGCTTCTGGGGGCGGTCATCGCACCGACCGATCCGGTGTTGGCGTCGGAAGCACAAGTGGGCGAACCGGGAAAGGGATTCGCCGAGGACCACGACCGACCGGAGGATCACGAGAAGGAGGTCCGTTTTGCGCTCTCGACGGAGGCAGGACTGAACGATGGACTGGCCTTCCCGTTCACCAATCTGGCCATCGCGCTCGCGCTGGTCGGTCTCGCCCCGAGCAACTGGCTGGGCGAGTGGTTGCTGGTCGACGTGGTCTACAAGATCGCCGTCGGAACGCTCGCCGGCATCGTCCTCGGGTGGATACTGGCCCGGATCATCTTCATCACCGTTCCGGAGACCCAGGTCGCCAATTCCGTTCAGGGGATCGAAGCGCTCGCGGGCACGCTCATCGCCTACGGGGCGACGGAGGTCGTGGGTGGATACGGGTTCATCGCGGTGTTCGTCGCCGCGACGATGGTCCGGAACTACGAGCGAACCCACGAGTACAACGACTCCCTCCACGACGTCACGGAGTTCACCGAACAGGCGGTGATGGCCCTCATCATGGTGCTGTTCGGCGGGGCACTCGTCGGCGGCCTCCTTGAACCGTTGACGACCGAGGCGATCGTGGTCGCCCTCGTGATCGTTTTCGTCCTCAGACCGCTCGCCGGCTTCGTCGGGTTGCTCGGCTCCGGACACGACCGAGCGGAGACGGCCGCGATAGCCTTCTTCGGCATCCGTGGTCTCGGGTCCTTCTATTACCTCTCGTACGGGCTGAACCACGGGGTGTTCCCGGATGCCGACATGCTCTGGGCCCTCGTCGGCGTGATCGTCCTCATCTCGGTCGTCGTCCACGGGATCAGCGCGACACCGGTCATGTCCCTGGTCGAATCCGAGTGA
- a CDS encoding FxsA family protein codes for MFGRLLLVALILALADAFVLLIVAGQIGALLTIGLVVLTALVGSLLVRSEGRATLQRLQRRLQNFEAPTDELLDGVLIILGGGFLITPGLLTDLTGFLFVIPFTRAPLRVALKRWVITPSVREKLRDGSLNVQVGGTLGNTRSDTGFEGQGRTRETTTDESYYDLDEDMYDVEDERSS; via the coding sequence ATGTTTGGCCGGTTGCTGCTTGTGGCTCTCATACTCGCGTTGGCCGACGCGTTCGTTCTGCTCATCGTGGCGGGGCAGATCGGCGCGCTCCTGACCATCGGTCTCGTCGTGCTGACCGCCCTCGTCGGGTCGTTGCTGGTGCGCAGCGAGGGCCGCGCCACGCTCCAGCGGCTCCAACGACGGCTCCAGAACTTCGAGGCCCCGACCGACGAGCTCCTGGACGGTGTGCTCATCATCCTCGGCGGCGGCTTCCTCATCACGCCGGGGCTGTTGACCGACCTCACCGGGTTCCTGTTCGTGATTCCCTTCACGCGTGCTCCCCTGCGGGTTGCGCTCAAACGCTGGGTGATCACCCCGTCCGTCCGCGAGAAACTCCGGGATGGCTCCCTCAACGTCCAGGTCGGCGGCACCCTCGGCAACACACGGAGTGACACCGGTTTCGAGGGACAGGGTCGGACCCGAGAGACCACCACGGACGAGAGTTACTACGACCTCGACGAGGATATGTACGACGTCGAGGACGAGCGGAGTTCCTGA
- a CDS encoding CPBP family intramembrane glutamic endopeptidase, with protein MNIPLAPVLFGLLPLGHLLRRWRNGDAGKALDELGLRVCSRQYLGWSLGLLVPFTVLFWGAVQFVPPAVIRDPNVSVALSSTTHLSLAAVSSTVLYQVVLVTFPEELFFRGYLGGFLLRRYRFVVGNTVQALVFGLFHSPLVLVDRRLGALVVVQVLVGWLLGWLRYRSESILPGWVMHALSNVLLPVLTGL; from the coding sequence ATGAATATTCCCCTTGCACCGGTCCTGTTTGGCCTGCTTCCGCTTGGACATCTCCTTCGTCGATGGCGAAACGGCGACGCGGGGAAAGCGCTTGACGAACTCGGGTTGCGGGTTTGTTCGCGGCAGTATCTCGGGTGGAGTCTTGGACTACTGGTCCCGTTCACCGTGCTGTTCTGGGGAGCCGTGCAGTTCGTACCGCCAGCGGTCATACGAGACCCCAACGTGAGTGTTGCTCTGTCGAGCACCACACATCTGAGTCTGGCCGCGGTCTCGTCTACCGTGTTGTATCAAGTCGTTCTCGTGACCTTCCCCGAAGAACTGTTCTTCAGAGGATACCTCGGTGGGTTCCTGCTGCGCCGTTATCGGTTCGTGGTTGGAAACACCGTGCAAGCCCTCGTCTTTGGTTTGTTTCATTCGCCGCTCGTGCTGGTCGACCGGCGTCTTGGAGCGCTCGTCGTGGTTCAGGTACTCGTCGGCTGGCTTCTCGGCTGGCTTCGTTACCGCTCGGAGAGCATCCTCCCCGGTTGGGTGATGCATGCCCTCTCGAACGTCCTTCTTCCCGTCCTGACCGGATTGTAA
- a CDS encoding M20 family metallo-hydrolase, translated as MNVDGERLREDIEANASFGGIDVEEGQGRTVFAGTEPNRRARDRFVERLEQAGLDVRVDPVGNIAGRWSPPGADGKPIATGSHLDSVPEGGIFDGPLGVYGALEAVRTIQNAEIEPTHPLEVVCFTEEEGQRFAGGTLGSSVAAGSRSVESALQLTDDTGITLETALSEIGYNGTDRVDAAAWDAWVELHIEQGERLETADVPVGVVTTITGITHCEVTIDGEANHAGTTAMDERADALSAAGEFIVEFERIARERSSAEGTAVGTVGTINAEPNATNIVPGRVEMSLDIRSIEYDSIDEMVDRARRSLDRIATERSVTTGFEREFDVRPVSMDERCREVAHSACEAAGIETLEMHSGAFHDTMHVASVTDGGLLFAPSRDGVSHSPREWTDWNDCSVATQALAETLVSLAT; from the coding sequence ATGAACGTCGATGGCGAACGTCTCCGGGAGGATATCGAGGCGAACGCGTCCTTCGGGGGGATTGACGTCGAAGAAGGGCAGGGCCGAACCGTGTTCGCGGGGACCGAGCCGAACCGACGAGCGCGCGATCGGTTCGTCGAGCGGTTGGAGCAAGCCGGCCTCGACGTCCGCGTCGACCCGGTCGGCAACATCGCCGGGCGCTGGTCACCACCCGGTGCCGACGGGAAACCGATCGCGACGGGGAGCCATCTCGACTCGGTACCGGAAGGTGGTATCTTCGATGGACCACTGGGCGTCTACGGAGCGCTCGAAGCCGTTCGAACGATACAGAACGCGGAAATCGAACCGACCCATCCCCTCGAAGTCGTCTGTTTCACCGAAGAGGAGGGTCAGCGGTTCGCCGGGGGAACGCTGGGGTCGTCGGTCGCTGCCGGGAGCCGATCGGTGGAGAGCGCGCTCCAACTGACCGACGACACCGGTATCACGCTCGAGACGGCACTCTCGGAGATAGGCTACAACGGTACCGACCGAGTCGATGCGGCGGCGTGGGACGCGTGGGTCGAACTTCACATCGAGCAGGGCGAGCGCCTCGAAACGGCGGACGTTCCGGTCGGCGTCGTTACCACGATCACCGGCATAACCCACTGCGAGGTGACCATCGATGGCGAGGCGAACCACGCTGGGACGACCGCGATGGACGAGCGAGCCGACGCCTTGAGCGCCGCCGGGGAGTTCATCGTCGAGTTCGAGCGGATCGCCCGGGAGCGGAGTTCGGCGGAGGGTACCGCGGTCGGAACGGTCGGAACGATAAACGCCGAACCGAACGCGACGAACATCGTTCCCGGGCGGGTCGAGATGAGCCTCGACATCCGTAGCATCGAGTACGATTCGATCGACGAGATGGTCGACCGGGCCCGACGAAGCCTCGATCGGATCGCCACCGAGCGAAGCGTCACCACGGGGTTCGAGCGCGAGTTCGACGTTCGGCCGGTGTCGATGGACGAGCGGTGTCGCGAGGTCGCCCACTCGGCGTGTGAAGCGGCGGGGATAGAGACGTTGGAGATGCACTCCGGGGCCTTCCACGACACGATGCACGTCGCGAGCGTAACCGATGGGGGGCTGTTGTTCGCGCCCTCCCGAGACGGGGTCTCACACAGTCCCCGGGAGTGGACGGACTGGAACGATTGCTCGGTAGCAACGCAGGCACTCGCGGAGACGTTGGTCTCCCTCGCGACGTGA
- a CDS encoding BCCT family transporter → MSEGLQVELFHPDSDREPGDTNYQGFGFDVHPVVFPVALAVIVVFVAATILLGGQASAAYEWLFNGINAYFGWLYILLVTLFILVVGYFAVSKYGQIRIGGVEAEPEFSRFSWMAMLFSAGMGIGLMFYSVAEPMYFFDGIPPFFAGSAQAGTAAAGGPALAQTFFHWGLHPWGIYALVGLGLAFFSFNRGLPLTFRSIFWPVLGERIYGWPGHVIDLLSVFATLFGLSTSLGLGVAQVNQGLDVVAGSLFGAGVPTGTTSQIVLIAVITLIATASVAAGLDDGVRRLSTVNLYLMLLMLGFLIVVGPTLYIFKGLVNGLGTYFVNLPGLSLYTGAFAGQSAQDFLGSWTIFYWGWWISWSPFVGMFIARISKGRTVREFVAGVLVLPSLFSFLWLSAFGGSALFAQLGGGGILAALSNQGQAIAMFSMLSQYPFGAAASVLATLLVVTFFVTSSDSGSLVIDHLTSGGKHDVPKVQRIFWALTEGLVAAVLLYAGGLGALQTAAVTTGLPFAVVLLVMCYTVYLGLKNEYEILESEAFRDYIEEIRDDEDIAVTSSGDDVVTDVSDESATTDD, encoded by the coding sequence ATGTCCGAGGGGCTCCAAGTGGAGCTCTTCCATCCCGATTCGGACCGCGAACCCGGCGACACCAACTATCAGGGCTTCGGCTTCGACGTTCATCCGGTGGTGTTCCCCGTCGCGCTGGCGGTCATCGTGGTGTTCGTGGCGGCGACGATACTGCTCGGCGGCCAGGCATCGGCGGCCTACGAGTGGCTCTTCAACGGGATCAACGCCTACTTCGGTTGGCTCTACATCCTGCTCGTCACCCTGTTCATCCTCGTCGTGGGGTACTTCGCGGTGAGCAAGTACGGCCAGATCCGGATCGGTGGCGTTGAGGCCGAACCCGAGTTCAGCCGGTTCTCGTGGATGGCGATGCTGTTCAGCGCCGGCATGGGGATCGGGCTGATGTTCTACAGCGTCGCCGAACCGATGTACTTCTTCGATGGGATCCCACCCTTCTTCGCGGGGAGCGCCCAGGCCGGTACCGCCGCTGCCGGGGGCCCCGCGCTCGCCCAGACCTTCTTCCACTGGGGGCTCCACCCGTGGGGGATCTACGCGCTCGTGGGGCTCGGCCTCGCGTTCTTCTCGTTCAATCGGGGGCTGCCACTCACGTTTCGGTCGATCTTCTGGCCGGTGCTGGGCGAGCGGATCTACGGCTGGCCGGGTCACGTCATCGACCTTCTCTCGGTGTTCGCGACCCTCTTCGGGCTCTCGACCTCGCTCGGGCTGGGCGTCGCCCAAGTGAACCAGGGGCTCGACGTCGTGGCGGGGTCGCTGTTCGGTGCCGGCGTGCCGACCGGGACCACCTCACAGATCGTGCTCATCGCCGTGATAACGCTGATCGCGACCGCGTCGGTCGCCGCCGGGCTCGACGACGGTGTCAGACGCCTGAGCACGGTCAACCTCTATCTCATGCTCCTCATGCTGGGTTTCCTCATCGTCGTCGGGCCGACGCTCTACATCTTCAAGGGGCTCGTCAACGGTCTCGGTACCTACTTCGTCAACCTACCTGGATTGAGCCTCTACACAGGAGCGTTCGCGGGCCAGTCCGCACAGGACTTCCTTGGGTCGTGGACGATCTTCTACTGGGGCTGGTGGATCTCCTGGTCGCCGTTCGTGGGGATGTTCATCGCGCGGATCTCGAAGGGGCGGACGGTCCGTGAGTTCGTCGCCGGGGTGCTCGTGTTGCCCTCGCTGTTCTCGTTCCTCTGGCTCTCGGCGTTCGGCGGGAGCGCGCTGTTCGCCCAACTCGGTGGCGGCGGCATCCTGGCCGCGCTCTCGAACCAGGGGCAGGCCATCGCGATGTTCTCGATGCTCTCCCAGTACCCGTTCGGGGCGGCCGCATCGGTTCTCGCCACGCTCCTTGTGGTCACCTTCTTCGTCACGTCCTCGGATTCGGGTTCGTTGGTCATCGACCACCTCACCTCCGGCGGGAAGCACGACGTCCCGAAGGTACAGCGGATCTTCTGGGCGCTCACCGAGGGGCTCGTCGCGGCGGTGTTGCTCTACGCCGGCGGTCTCGGTGCGCTCCAGACCGCCGCGGTCACGACCGGGCTTCCGTTCGCCGTGGTCCTCCTCGTGATGTGCTATACGGTTTATCTCGGGCTCAAGAACGAGTACGAGATCCTCGAATCGGAGGCGTTCCGGGACTACATCGAGGAGATCCGCGACGACGAGGACATAGCCGTGACCTCCTCCGGTGACGACGTCGTCACCGACGTCTCGGACGAGAGCGCGACGACCGACGATTGA
- the tnpA gene encoding IS200/IS605 family transposase codes for MEYDLDSGAHSVYALHYHLILVTKYRQNTFTPERADFMRRVVEGFADNYGVEIKNFEGDRDHVHMLFKAKPTTDLVRFVNTLKGSSARRIKNEFDLDRELWGDSFWTDSYCLLSTGQVSLDALKQYVEDQRR; via the coding sequence ATGGAGTACGACCTCGATTCGGGAGCACATTCGGTGTATGCCCTGCACTATCACCTGATACTGGTGACGAAGTACAGGCAAAACACCTTCACACCCGAACGGGCAGACTTCATGCGGCGCGTGGTCGAAGGGTTCGCCGACAACTACGGCGTCGAAATCAAGAACTTCGAGGGCGACCGCGACCACGTTCATATGCTCTTCAAGGCGAAGCCGACCACGGACCTCGTTCGGTTCGTGAACACTCTCAAAGGGTCGTCAGCGCGGCGAATCAAAAACGAGTTCGACCTTGACCGCGAACTGTGGGGCGACTCGTTTTGGACCGATTCGTACTGCCTGCTTTCAACGGGACAGGTATCGCTCGACGCCCTCAAACAGTACGTGGAGGACCAGCGCCGATGA